One Brassica napus cultivar Da-Ae chromosome A1, Da-Ae, whole genome shotgun sequence genomic region harbors:
- the LOC111197783 gene encoding peptidyl-tRNA hydrolase, mitochondrial, which produces MMLGKLSRRCYCTSVHQQPWLFLGLGNPGDKYNGTRHNIGFEMIDVFAESVGIQMNLLNFKAIMGQGFVGDVPVILAKPQTYMNLSGESSGPLAAYYKLPLNRVLVVHDDTQLPCGVLRLQEKGGHGCHNGLKSVMHHFRGNKEFARLRIGIGKPPGQMDPKAFLLQKFSMLARERIDGALAEGVEALKLVLSKDFGESWRLFNVEQKYKHLRQHTIIAP; this is translated from the exons TGGCAAGTTGTCAAGGCGTTGCTACTGCACTTCTGTTCATCAGCAGCCATGGCTCTTTCTTGGATTGGGAAATCCTGGCGACAAATACAATGGCACTAGACACAAT ATTGGGTtcgagatgatagatgtttttGCTGAGTCAGTGGGGATTCAGATGAACCTGCTAAATTTCAAGGCTATAATGGGACAAG GTTTCGTGGGCGATGTCCCTGTTATCCTGGCAAAGCCGCAAACTTACATGAACTTGAGCGGTGAATCA AGTGGACCTCTCGCGGCTTATTACAAGTTACCTCTCAATCGTGTGCTTGTG GTGCACGATGACACACAATTGCCATGTGGTGTTCTTCGCCTTCAAGAAAAAGGAGGCCATGGATGTCACAACGg GTTAAAGTCAGTAATGCACCATTTCCGAGGCAATAAGGAATTTGCAAGGCTACGAATCG GAATTGGGAAGCCTCCTGGACAAATGGATCCAAAGGCGTTCTTGTTGCAGAAGTTCAGCATGCTAGCTCGTGAACGG ATTGATGGAGCTTTAGCAGAAGGGGTGGAAGCTCTGAAGCTGGTCTTGTCTAAAGACTTTGGAGAAAGCTGGAGACTGTTCAACGTGGAACAGAAGTACAAACACTTAAGGCAACACACAATAATTGCACCTTGA